Proteins from a genomic interval of Rhodothermales bacterium:
- a CDS encoding ABC transporter permease — MYTFDLDKAIRVWRDGLKANRSISRDDLDELAEHLRDHVQALMQEGVEPREAFRQAAARLGTSTEFESEFRKVRYGAHKRRTSLRREAAWKAVMIRNYLTIGVRNLSRQKFFSALNVGGLSIALASCLLIMLYVVDQRSYDRFHDHAEQIYRLNWDFSWNGRQGIGSGTPPPLAAAMVSQVPGVTGAVRVYPVSDMIVRRGDAFFTESRILAVDTTFFEVFSFPVVEGDPATALQAPQSVVLTETAARKYFGGSSPVGQMLTLGEDRTSFAGSYASDFQVTGVVADPPEKSHIQFDMVTSMASHPHVAYFDWSWIWMQVVTYVTIEETASLDVMSARLAELVAERAPAAFARVGFSYDELVDSGGYWDFVFQPLSDIYLGSAAIGNRIGPSGSRSTLNILTVVALFILLIACVNATNLSTARAASRAGEVGVRKALGSRRGELVTQFLVESAALSALAVLTALGLAAVLYGPFASIAGRAPDLGVLAGWQLLLVMLGMTALVTLLTGAYPALYLSGFRPIAVLKGRLNTGRSGQRLRNGLVVLQFALSITLIVCTLLVQQQMHLFQTADMGFDRDHLLVVSNENDRLGGRAESFRQAALQQASVTHASLTTSVPTYFAFQDYYKAEGHGEEQFELSSYMVDEAYLETLGLELVAGRGFEEGRPADSAAVILNEAAVALFGWDMPLGRSVHYPGVGDFDVIGVVRDFNFRTLQQPIRPFAFFHHRSASYSIPNSSVVVRLEAGNPAPALATLEELWATFAPATPFEYTFLDEAIASRYRSEARLAVLFRLFAGLAILIACLGLLGLAAYAAQRRTKEIGIRKTLGASEQSVLILLVRDFTRWVLVANVIAWPLAWYWADRWLEEFAFRIEIGLVPFLISGALAFAIAVLTVAWQASRAARANPVTALRYE, encoded by the coding sequence ATGTACACCTTTGATCTGGACAAGGCCATCCGGGTCTGGCGCGACGGCCTGAAGGCCAATCGGTCTATCTCTCGCGATGATCTTGACGAGCTTGCCGAGCATCTCCGGGACCACGTGCAGGCACTCATGCAGGAGGGGGTCGAGCCGCGAGAGGCCTTCAGGCAGGCGGCGGCTCGCCTCGGCACGTCTACCGAGTTCGAATCGGAGTTTCGCAAGGTCCGATACGGTGCCCACAAGCGGCGCACAAGTCTGCGCAGGGAAGCAGCCTGGAAGGCCGTGATGATCCGCAATTACCTCACGATCGGGGTACGCAATCTCAGCCGGCAGAAATTCTTTTCGGCCCTGAATGTGGGCGGCTTGTCCATCGCGCTCGCGAGCTGCCTGCTGATCATGCTCTACGTGGTGGATCAGCGCAGCTATGACCGATTCCACGACCACGCCGAGCAGATCTATCGGCTGAACTGGGACTTTAGCTGGAACGGAAGGCAGGGAATCGGCTCCGGAACGCCGCCTCCACTGGCCGCCGCCATGGTAAGTCAAGTCCCCGGCGTCACCGGCGCGGTGCGCGTCTACCCGGTCTCAGACATGATTGTGCGTCGGGGGGACGCCTTCTTCACGGAATCCCGGATCCTGGCCGTCGACACGACCTTTTTTGAGGTGTTCTCCTTCCCGGTTGTTGAAGGTGACCCCGCAACCGCGCTGCAGGCTCCGCAGAGTGTGGTGCTGACAGAGACGGCGGCGCGCAAGTATTTCGGGGGCAGCTCGCCCGTAGGTCAGATGCTGACGCTTGGTGAGGACCGCACCAGCTTTGCCGGCTCCTACGCCAGCGACTTCCAGGTGACTGGCGTCGTGGCCGATCCGCCCGAGAAGTCCCACATCCAGTTCGACATGGTGACGTCGATGGCGTCGCATCCGCACGTGGCCTATTTCGACTGGAGCTGGATCTGGATGCAGGTGGTCACCTACGTCACCATCGAAGAGACCGCATCGCTCGACGTCATGAGCGCTCGGCTGGCCGAACTGGTAGCGGAACGCGCGCCGGCTGCGTTCGCCCGGGTCGGCTTCTCGTACGATGAGCTGGTGGACTCCGGCGGATACTGGGACTTTGTTTTTCAGCCCCTCTCTGACATTTACCTGGGCTCGGCGGCGATCGGCAATCGGATCGGGCCGTCCGGTAGCCGCAGCACGTTGAACATACTTACGGTGGTGGCCCTGTTCATCCTGCTCATCGCCTGTGTGAATGCCACCAACCTCTCCACCGCGAGAGCGGCGAGCCGTGCTGGCGAAGTGGGCGTGAGAAAAGCCCTGGGCTCACGACGGGGTGAGCTGGTGACGCAATTTCTGGTCGAGTCGGCGGCGCTGAGCGCTCTCGCGGTGCTGACGGCTCTTGGACTGGCGGCGGTCCTCTATGGCCCTTTTGCTTCGATCGCCGGTCGGGCACCCGATTTGGGCGTGCTCGCAGGCTGGCAGCTGCTTCTGGTCATGCTAGGGATGACTGCACTTGTCACGTTGCTGACAGGTGCCTACCCGGCGCTCTATCTGTCCGGGTTTCGACCGATTGCGGTCCTGAAAGGGCGCTTGAACACGGGGCGTTCAGGGCAGCGGCTGCGCAATGGGCTGGTGGTGCTCCAGTTTGCCCTTTCCATAACCCTGATCGTCTGCACGCTGCTGGTTCAGCAGCAGATGCACCTGTTCCAGACGGCTGACATGGGGTTTGACCGCGATCACCTGCTTGTAGTATCCAACGAGAACGACAGGCTGGGCGGACGGGCTGAGTCCTTCCGGCAGGCGGCGCTGCAGCAGGCATCGGTGACGCATGCTTCGCTGACTACCAGCGTGCCCACGTATTTCGCATTTCAGGACTACTACAAGGCGGAAGGTCACGGCGAGGAGCAGTTCGAACTCTCCTCCTACATGGTCGACGAGGCGTACCTGGAAACGCTGGGACTTGAACTGGTCGCCGGCCGGGGGTTCGAAGAAGGGCGACCTGCCGACTCGGCTGCGGTCATCCTGAATGAGGCCGCCGTTGCCCTGTTCGGGTGGGATATGCCGCTCGGGAGGTCGGTGCACTATCCCGGCGTTGGCGACTTCGATGTGATCGGGGTGGTGCGGGACTTCAACTTTCGCACGCTGCAGCAGCCCATCCGCCCCTTCGCGTTCTTCCACCATCGGTCCGCGTCATACAGCATCCCCAACTCGAGCGTGGTGGTGCGTCTGGAGGCCGGCAATCCCGCACCCGCCCTGGCGACCCTGGAGGAACTCTGGGCCACCTTTGCTCCGGCGACGCCCTTTGAATACACATTCCTGGATGAGGCGATCGCCTCCCGGTATCGCAGCGAAGCGCGACTCGCGGTGTTGTTCAGGCTCTTCGCAGGCCTGGCCATCTTGATCGCATGCCTGGGGCTGCTCGGCCTGGCCGCCTACGCGGCGCAGCGACGCACCAAGGAGATCGGGATCCGAAAAACGCTGGGCGCCTCGGAGCAGAGTGTACTGATCCTGCTTGTCCGGGACTTTACCCGTTGGGTCCTGGTGGCCAATGTCATTGCCTGGCCGCTCGCGTGGTACTGGGCAGACCGCTGGCTGGAGGAGTTCGCGTTCCGCATAGAGATCGGACTGGTGCCGTTTCTGATCTCCGGGGCGCTTGCCTTTGCTATCGCAGTGCTGACCGTGGCCTGGCAGGCCTCTCGGGCCGCCCGCGCGAATCCGGTGACCGCACTGAGGTACGAGTAA
- the purB gene encoding adenylosuccinate lyase has product MIERYSRPEMAALWTEEAQFDAWLEVELAACWAWSQLGVIPAEDVEKLYAKASFNVERIHEIEETTRHDVVAFTRSVSESLGPERKWVHYGLTSSDVVDTAWSVRLKKANALLLDRIDHMIDVLARRAREHKYTLMMGRTHGVHAEPTTFGLKMALYYAEMRRNRARFTAAAEDLRVGKISGSVGTFAHLPTDVERLTCERLGLEAAPISTQVLQRDRHAHYLSVLALIGATMEKMAVEVRGLQKSEVREVEEAFRKGQKGSSSMPHKRNPVGSENITGCARLLRGYMIPAFENVALWHERDISHSSAERVILPDATTVLHYALDRQGRLMDNLVVFPENMRENMERTFGLYNSQRVLNALINKGLVREKAYDAVQPLAMKAWTEKRSFRDLVDASPEIAEYLSGDEIAAEFDVEYHLQRVDEIFERVGLG; this is encoded by the coding sequence ATGATCGAGCGATACTCGCGGCCGGAGATGGCTGCGCTATGGACCGAAGAGGCCCAATTCGACGCCTGGCTGGAGGTAGAACTCGCTGCCTGCTGGGCATGGAGCCAATTGGGCGTGATTCCGGCAGAAGACGTGGAGAAGCTCTACGCGAAGGCCTCCTTCAACGTGGAACGCATCCACGAGATCGAAGAGACCACGCGGCACGACGTGGTTGCCTTCACGCGCTCGGTGAGCGAATCCCTGGGTCCGGAGCGGAAATGGGTGCACTACGGACTCACGTCTTCCGATGTGGTGGATACGGCCTGGTCCGTGCGGCTCAAGAAAGCCAATGCGCTTCTGCTGGACCGCATCGACCATATGATCGATGTGCTGGCCAGACGCGCCCGCGAACACAAGTACACCCTGATGATGGGGCGCACGCACGGCGTGCATGCGGAGCCTACCACGTTCGGGCTGAAGATGGCACTCTATTACGCGGAAATGCGGCGCAATCGCGCGAGGTTCACGGCAGCGGCCGAGGACTTGCGCGTGGGCAAGATCTCGGGATCGGTGGGCACGTTTGCCCACCTGCCGACCGACGTGGAGCGCCTCACGTGTGAGCGGCTGGGCCTGGAGGCCGCGCCCATCTCCACGCAAGTGTTGCAGCGGGACCGACATGCCCACTACCTGTCCGTGCTGGCCCTGATTGGTGCCACCATGGAGAAGATGGCGGTGGAGGTGCGCGGCCTCCAGAAATCCGAGGTTCGCGAGGTCGAAGAGGCATTCCGCAAAGGCCAGAAGGGCTCCAGTTCCATGCCGCACAAGCGGAATCCGGTGGGCTCGGAGAACATCACCGGTTGTGCCCGCCTGTTACGCGGCTACATGATCCCCGCGTTCGAAAACGTGGCGCTCTGGCACGAGCGGGATATCAGCCACTCCAGCGCCGAGCGAGTCATACTGCCGGACGCGACCACCGTGCTGCACTACGCGCTCGACCGCCAGGGTCGACTCATGGACAACCTGGTCGTTTTTCCGGAGAACATGCGCGAGAACATGGAGCGCACGTTCGGCCTCTACAACAGCCAGCGTGTGCTCAACGCCCTGATCAACAAGGGGCTGGTCCGGGAAAAAGCCTACGACGCCGTGCAGCCGCTGGCCATGAAAGCATGGACCGAAAAGCGGTCATTCCGGGATCTCGTGGACGCATCGCCGGAGATTGCAGAGTACCTCTCGGGCGATGAGATCGCTGCCGAGTTCGACGTGGAGTATCACCTGCAGCGGGTGGACGAGATCTTCGAACGAGTAGGACTGGGGTAG
- a CDS encoding Lrp/AsnC family transcriptional regulator: MERIDEIDARILELLQEHGRMKRNRIAEDVGMSLPSVSDRMRKLEERGVIKGYHAVLDAKRLQVDITAFIRVNVDGSSNYRGFVERATSMPEVQELHSITGEGSHILKVRTRNTTSLELLLSAIQGMPGVHGTSSSIVLSTYKETRALKATPMVLVSHEEAEAV; the protein is encoded by the coding sequence GTGGAACGAATCGACGAAATAGACGCACGCATCCTGGAGCTGCTTCAGGAGCACGGAAGGATGAAGCGCAACCGCATTGCCGAGGATGTCGGCATGTCCCTGCCCTCGGTTTCGGACCGCATGCGCAAGCTGGAAGAGCGCGGTGTCATAAAGGGCTATCACGCCGTTCTTGATGCCAAGCGCCTGCAGGTAGATATCACGGCGTTCATCCGCGTCAACGTCGACGGCTCGTCCAACTATCGGGGATTCGTGGAGCGGGCCACCTCCATGCCGGAGGTCCAGGAGCTGCACTCGATTACCGGTGAAGGATCCCACATCCTGAAAGTCCGGACCCGCAACACCACCAGCCTGGAGCTCCTGTTGTCCGCCATTCAGGGCATGCCGGGAGTGCACGGCACCTCCTCAAGCATTGTGCTCTCCACCTACAAGGAGACGCGCGCCCTCAAAGCAACTCCGATGGTTCTCGTCTCCCACGAGGAGGCCGAGGCCGTCTGA
- a CDS encoding S9 family peptidase, which produces MKRVTLAMAAFAIALPLSAQDQVWTPEFGMQFHNVGSPEISPDGSLVAYTISEALMEGEKSEYLTHIWVAASDGSWNRQFTFGDKSTGNPTFTPDGGAIAFSTSRSGKNQVWLLPIMGGEAQQLTDIEQGVGSWAFSPDGARLAFTARDPDTEEDKARKKEKRDVILVDQDFKYSHLYTVDADPATDDDAQRITEGDFHVTEFDWSPDGSTIAFSHASDPRINSSITRDISTVPSDSGAVTLVVDWEGADRSPRFSPDGRTIAFVSDGGQVERVGLGDVYTVPATGGEVTALAHTYNRSAGLLDWMVDGTAVIVSESRRTYRTLYRLPVDGSEPSLLLPEDVVAGGFSFTPNQTAMAMVMQDPDTPADVYFVDTTTDYEARRLSDANGHLEIPPIGRTELLSWTSPDGLEIEGLLTYPIGYTAGDEVPLVLQVHGGPAGVFSQTYTGGRQLYMTQVFAQRGYAVLRPNPRGSTGYGKEFRYANIMDWGYGDFEDLMSGVDHVLDMGVAHPDSLLLMGWSYGGYMTSFAVTKTDRFQAASMGAGLPNLISMVTTTDIPDYLAAHMGGEFWDDYETYEKHSAMYRIKNVVTPTQVIHGANDLRVPFTQGQEFYVALKRLGVDTEFVVYPRTPHGPREPKLLMDVTPRILTWFEKHMEREGSRPPADTD; this is translated from the coding sequence ATGAAGCGCGTTACCCTCGCGATGGCCGCGTTTGCCATCGCCCTTCCCCTGTCCGCTCAGGACCAGGTGTGGACCCCCGAATTCGGGATGCAATTCCACAACGTCGGCAGCCCGGAAATCAGTCCTGACGGCTCCCTGGTGGCCTACACCATTTCCGAGGCCCTCATGGAGGGCGAGAAGTCCGAGTACCTCACCCATATCTGGGTGGCGGCGTCTGACGGGTCGTGGAACCGGCAGTTCACGTTCGGCGACAAGTCCACCGGCAATCCGACCTTCACTCCGGACGGAGGCGCCATCGCCTTCTCGACTTCCCGCAGCGGAAAAAACCAGGTCTGGCTGCTGCCGATCATGGGCGGAGAGGCCCAGCAGCTCACCGACATCGAACAGGGCGTCGGCTCATGGGCATTCTCCCCGGACGGCGCCCGTCTGGCCTTCACGGCCCGCGACCCGGACACCGAAGAAGACAAGGCGCGCAAGAAGGAAAAGCGCGATGTCATTCTGGTGGATCAGGACTTCAAGTACAGCCACCTCTACACGGTGGATGCCGACCCGGCAACCGACGACGACGCGCAACGCATCACCGAGGGCGATTTCCACGTCACGGAATTCGACTGGTCCCCGGACGGCAGCACGATCGCGTTTTCGCATGCCTCCGACCCGCGCATCAACAGCTCGATCACACGAGACATATCCACGGTGCCTTCTGACTCCGGCGCTGTGACGCTGGTCGTGGACTGGGAGGGTGCCGATCGCTCGCCGAGGTTCTCGCCGGACGGGCGGACCATCGCATTCGTCAGCGACGGCGGACAGGTGGAGCGCGTGGGACTCGGGGACGTCTACACGGTCCCGGCCACCGGCGGCGAGGTCACCGCGCTCGCCCACACGTACAACCGCAGCGCCGGTTTGCTGGACTGGATGGTCGATGGCACGGCCGTCATCGTATCGGAGTCCAGGCGCACGTATCGCACGCTGTACCGCCTGCCGGTGGACGGCAGCGAGCCCAGCCTGCTGCTCCCCGAGGACGTGGTGGCCGGCGGGTTCTCGTTCACGCCGAATCAGACCGCCATGGCCATGGTCATGCAGGACCCGGACACGCCGGCGGATGTGTACTTCGTGGACACGACCACCGACTACGAAGCCCGCAGGCTGTCCGATGCCAACGGCCACCTGGAGATTCCCCCGATCGGCCGCACCGAACTCCTGAGCTGGACCAGCCCGGACGGACTCGAGATTGAAGGACTGCTGACGTATCCCATCGGATATACGGCGGGCGATGAGGTCCCGCTGGTCCTGCAGGTACATGGCGGCCCGGCGGGCGTCTTTTCCCAGACCTACACGGGAGGTCGCCAGCTGTACATGACGCAGGTGTTTGCGCAGCGCGGGTACGCCGTTCTTCGCCCGAATCCGCGTGGTTCCACCGGCTACGGCAAGGAGTTTCGCTACGCCAACATCATGGATTGGGGCTACGGGGACTTCGAGGACCTGATGTCGGGCGTGGACCATGTACTCGACATGGGTGTGGCCCACCCGGACAGCCTGCTCCTCATGGGCTGGAGCTACGGCGGCTACATGACGTCGTTTGCCGTTACCAAGACCGATCGCTTCCAGGCCGCTTCGATGGGGGCAGGGCTGCCGAACCTGATTTCCATGGTCACGACGACGGACATCCCGGACTACCTGGCCGCCCACATGGGGGGCGAGTTCTGGGATGACTACGAGACGTACGAAAAGCACTCGGCCATGTACCGCATCAAGAACGTGGTGACGCCGACACAGGTCATCCACGGGGCCAATGACCTGAGGGTGCCATTCACACAGGGCCAGGAGTTCTACGTGGCGCTCAAGCGCCTCGGCGTGGACACGGAGTTTGTCGTGTATCCGCGCACGCCTCACGGGCCGCGCGAACCCAAGCTGCTCATGGACGTGACGCCGCGCATTCTTACGTGGTTCGAGAAGCACATGGAACGGGAGGGGTCCCGACCGCCTGCCGACACCGACTAA
- a CDS encoding helix-turn-helix transcriptional regulator, which translates to MSPISKELVGASARPILLSILSRGESYGYAILQRVHDLSDGQLAWKDGTLYPVLHRLCDERLITYEWRKAETGRRRKYYAITPRGEAALAVEKRQWLSVDAILARLWGLEHRLAALPG; encoded by the coding sequence ATGTCCCCGATTTCGAAGGAGCTGGTGGGTGCCTCTGCCAGGCCCATCCTGCTCTCGATTCTTTCTCGCGGCGAGTCCTACGGGTACGCCATTCTGCAGCGCGTGCACGACCTGTCGGACGGGCAGCTGGCATGGAAGGACGGCACGCTCTATCCGGTGTTGCACCGGCTTTGCGACGAGCGACTCATCACGTACGAATGGCGCAAGGCCGAGACGGGGCGCCGCCGCAAGTACTACGCGATCACGCCGCGCGGCGAGGCCGCGCTGGCTGTCGAAAAGCGGCAGTGGCTGTCCGTGGACGCCATTCTGGCTCGCTTGTGGGGACTCGAACACCGCCTGGCGGCACTTCCGGGATAG
- a CDS encoding sigma-70 family RNA polymerase sigma factor — MARKNPQTTPSQSSEQDRELVAAALSGRQSAYQELMEKYKGALTRHVQRMVRSSTEIDDLVQECFIKAFSALKSYSSDYAFSTWLYKIATNHTIDYLRKKRLQTFSIDRPIQTKDGEVEYEIPDTDYRPDRHIVQDQRRELIQEAIDALPPKYHTVIVMRHQQEKSYEEIARELDLPLGTVKAHIFRARALLYKHLRDQRDTI; from the coding sequence ATGGCCAGAAAGAACCCCCAGACCACGCCCTCGCAGTCCAGCGAGCAGGATCGTGAGTTGGTGGCTGCCGCGCTCTCGGGGCGCCAGAGTGCCTACCAGGAGCTCATGGAGAAGTACAAGGGTGCGTTGACGCGCCATGTACAGCGCATGGTGCGGAGCTCCACAGAGATCGACGACCTGGTCCAGGAGTGCTTCATCAAGGCGTTTTCCGCGCTGAAGTCCTACTCCTCGGACTATGCGTTTTCGACGTGGCTCTACAAGATTGCCACTAACCACACGATCGACTACCTGCGAAAGAAACGTCTGCAGACGTTCTCGATCGATCGCCCCATTCAGACCAAGGATGGGGAAGTGGAGTACGAAATCCCGGATACGGACTATCGGCCCGACCGGCATATTGTCCAGGATCAGCGTCGCGAACTCATCCAGGAGGCCATCGACGCTCTGCCGCCGAAGTATCACACCGTGATCGTGATGCGGCATCAGCAGGAGAAGTCCTACGAGGAAATCGCCCGAGAACTGGACCTGCCCCTGGGCACGGTAAAGGCGCACATATTCAGGGCGCGCGCGCTGCTCTACAAACACCTGAGGGACCAGCGCGACACCATCTGA
- a CDS encoding glutamine synthetase III yields the protein MSRTLADYNVLAATKHVNGNGKSSKSAMDIERIFGENTFGLTEMQARLPKAVYKSILATIEKGAILDATIADTVALAMKEWAVERGATHFTHWFQPLTGFTAEKHDSFITPNEGGGAIAQFSGKDLIQGEPDASSFPSGGVRATFEARGYTAWDPTSPAFIIENKNGSYLAIPTAFASWTGEALDHKTPLLRSMHTLDDAASRVLKLFGVRDFHKVYSTVGAEQEYFLIDEEFYYRRPDIVTTGRTLFGAKPPRGQELDDHYFGSIPDRVLACMLETEKELYRLGVPVKTRHNEVAPGQYEIAPIFENTNVAADHQQLIMLTLERVARHHGLVCLLHEKPFAGVNGSGKHNNWSMATDTGMNLLEPGDNPHDNMQFLFFCSAVIRAVYRHQDLLRISVASSGNDHRLGANEAPPAIISIFLGEQLEDVFKQLEKGAAKSSKQGGLMGLGVPVLPNLPRHAGDRNRTSPFAFTGNKFEFRAVGSTQTISWCNQVLNVIVAESLVEMGDMLEAELAGKKKNKAVFEEAVATVIKKVIKGAKPIIFGGDNYSDEWHAEAEERGLLNLRTTMDALHHLLDEKNIKLFERANVLSEVELRAREEILVEQYFIKINIEAETTEYLAKTYILPACVRYLNELSAGSASKGIKAVAGDVAGKVDALCDAVDALHTQNVELGGDSVHDKAWHMKDNVIPAMNEVRAAADALEAVVAHDLWPLPTYREILWVK from the coding sequence ATGAGTCGCACACTCGCCGACTACAACGTCCTTGCTGCCACGAAACACGTGAACGGCAACGGCAAGTCCTCCAAATCCGCCATGGACATCGAACGCATCTTTGGCGAGAACACGTTCGGACTGACCGAAATGCAGGCGCGTCTTCCAAAGGCCGTCTACAAGTCCATCCTGGCCACCATCGAGAAAGGGGCCATCCTGGACGCGACCATTGCCGACACGGTAGCTCTCGCGATGAAGGAATGGGCCGTCGAACGCGGTGCCACACACTTCACGCACTGGTTCCAGCCGCTGACCGGGTTCACGGCCGAGAAGCACGACAGCTTTATCACGCCCAACGAGGGCGGAGGGGCCATCGCCCAATTCTCCGGCAAGGATCTGATCCAGGGCGAGCCGGATGCTTCCAGCTTCCCTTCCGGCGGCGTGCGCGCCACGTTTGAGGCCCGCGGTTACACCGCCTGGGACCCGACGTCGCCGGCCTTCATCATCGAGAACAAGAACGGCTCCTACCTTGCCATTCCGACGGCGTTTGCGTCCTGGACGGGCGAGGCTCTGGACCACAAGACGCCGCTCTTGCGCTCCATGCACACGCTGGACGATGCGGCCTCGCGCGTGCTGAAGCTCTTCGGAGTCCGGGACTTTCACAAGGTCTACTCCACGGTCGGTGCCGAGCAGGAGTACTTCCTGATCGATGAGGAATTCTACTATCGTCGTCCCGACATCGTGACCACCGGCCGCACGCTGTTCGGCGCCAAGCCGCCGCGTGGCCAGGAGCTGGACGACCACTACTTCGGCTCGATTCCCGACCGTGTGCTGGCTTGCATGCTGGAGACGGAAAAGGAACTCTACCGCCTGGGAGTGCCGGTAAAGACCCGCCACAATGAAGTGGCTCCCGGCCAGTACGAGATCGCACCGATCTTCGAGAATACCAACGTGGCCGCGGACCACCAGCAGCTGATCATGCTGACCCTGGAGCGCGTGGCTCGTCATCACGGCCTGGTTTGCCTGCTGCACGAGAAGCCGTTCGCAGGAGTGAACGGCTCCGGCAAGCACAACAACTGGTCGATGGCCACCGACACGGGCATGAACCTGCTCGAGCCGGGCGACAATCCGCATGACAACATGCAGTTCCTGTTCTTCTGCTCGGCGGTTATCCGCGCCGTGTACAGGCATCAGGATCTTCTGCGCATTTCGGTGGCTTCCTCCGGGAATGACCACCGACTGGGGGCCAATGAGGCGCCGCCGGCCATCATCTCGATCTTCCTCGGCGAGCAGCTCGAGGACGTCTTCAAGCAGCTCGAGAAGGGCGCTGCCAAGAGCTCCAAGCAGGGTGGCCTGATGGGCCTGGGCGTTCCCGTGCTGCCGAATCTGCCTCGTCACGCCGGTGACCGCAACCGCACCAGCCCGTTTGCTTTCACGGGCAACAAGTTCGAATTCCGCGCCGTCGGTTCGACGCAGACGATCTCCTGGTGCAACCAGGTACTGAACGTCATCGTGGCCGAATCGCTTGTCGAGATGGGCGATATGCTGGAGGCAGAGCTGGCCGGCAAGAAGAAGAACAAGGCCGTCTTCGAGGAGGCTGTCGCCACCGTCATCAAGAAGGTGATCAAGGGTGCCAAGCCCATCATCTTCGGCGGCGACAACTACTCGGACGAGTGGCACGCCGAAGCCGAAGAGCGTGGTCTGCTCAACCTGCGCACGACGATGGACGCGCTCCATCACCTGCTGGATGAGAAGAACATCAAGCTCTTCGAGCGCGCCAACGTGCTGAGCGAGGTGGAGCTGCGGGCCCGTGAGGAGATCCTGGTCGAGCAATACTTCATCAAGATCAACATCGAAGCCGAGACGACCGAGTACCTGGCAAAGACCTACATCCTGCCCGCTTGCGTGCGCTATCTCAACGAGCTGAGCGCCGGTTCGGCGAGCAAGGGCATCAAGGCTGTGGCGGGTGATGTGGCCGGCAAGGTCGATGCGCTTTGCGACGCCGTGGACGCGCTGCACACGCAGAACGTCGAGCTTGGCGGAGACTCCGTGCACGACAAGGCCTGGCACATGAAGGACAACGTCATCCCGGCGATGAACGAAGTCCGGGCCGCGGCAGACGCGCTCGAGGCCGTCGTGGCCCACGACCTGTGGCCGCTGCCGACCTACCGGGAGATTCTCTGGGTTAAGTAG